AAACAAAAACTGGGATTGAAAAATAACTTTATTACGTATGTCAATATTGGACGGTTTCAGAAAAAGATAAAAAAACTCTCGCAAACCTACCAGTTTATTTCTATCGAGAATTTTCTGGAGAGAAGTCAATATGATGGAAAAAATTTTGGCAAATAGATCTCATCTCGTTTATTTTTTACTCGTTATCGCCATTTTTTTGGGAATTTATTCCTATTTTGGAGCGCAGCGCAGCGTTCCCTCCTATAATGTCGAAACGGATTTTGTTGGGTCGTATGGATTGGATGCCCAGAATATTTTGCACGGAAAAATGGTTCAGGAACAGGACCACGGACCAGTTTACGCCATTGCCGTTGCTTTCCTGACTGTTTTTGTAGGGGATGTTTTTCATGCCGGGGTTGTCCTCTCTATTCTGTCTGCCATTCTTTTGGGAATTGGCCTCTATTTAATCCTGAAAAATCTCTACAACTTTCGAATAGCCCTTTTTTCTATGCTCTTGCTTGATATTGTACTCTTGCCCTACTCCTTTGTTGTGGGACTGGACATATTTTTTGCCATGTTATTTACGTTTTCAATCTATTTCTTTATTCGACGTTTTGATTTTAATACGAGAGATTTGGTTTTAGCCGGAACATTTGCGAGCCTTGCTTTTCTGGTTCGTTACATTTCCGTAATTCTGCCGATTGCCGCCTTTATCATTCTGTTTTTTGCCTCCGATGGATTTTCGATTGGGGAAAAAATTAAGAAATATATTGTTTTTTTGATACCCATTGGGGTACTGATGATCCCGTGGTATTTCATTTCCCGAACCATTCATCCGGAATTTTCAGCCCCCGGGCTGTCCGCGGCCATGGCATGGGATTTTTACGGGCCGGGAACACCCTTTGGGGGAGACGAAAGGCGATTGATTGATCCGCGGTTTTATTCAGTTACATCGGTTGTTTTTTATGATTTTAAACATTTTGTTTTTCACTATTTACACAATATTGTCGACCGATTTCAATCCTTCAGTTTACTTGGGCTCAAATTCCCGGCCTATTACTTCCTTGTCCCCGGAATCATTCTTGCGTTTTTGAAGTCGACAAAAAAGCAGGTTGTTTTATTCCTGTATCCCGTGATTGGCTTTCTGATACTCTGCCTGGTTAATTATATCAATCGATATTATTTGTTCCTCTTTCCTTTTGCTGTTTTCTGGATTGTCTTTTTCTTTTTTATGGATTGGGATGTAAAAAGCCCTTTGAGTGACCTGTTTTCATACAAAAATATTGCCATTGTATTGTATCTGCTAACAGCATTGTTTCTTTTTAAAACATCCTATTCGGAGTCCAGGGTCATCATTCAAAGGGAACCCAGAGAGCTTCTTCAGGTGGCCCATTTTTTGCAAGGAATAAGCAGAAAAGGGGATCGGGTTATTGAAAGAAAGCCGAATCTGGCTTTTTTGGCCGGTTTAAAGGATGAATTTTTTCCAAGGGTAGACTCAATTGACAAACTCCTGGATTATGCAAAAAAGAGGAAAGCTCGGTTTATTTTATACGGCCCAATTGAGGCCAAGAAGAGACCTCAACTCAAAGAGCTTTATAAAACGAATTTTTCCTATCCGGGAATAAAACGAATTTATATTGTAAACCATCCAAAACTTATTTTATATGAAATCTTGAGTTATTAATGAAGGAGAGTGCGGCAATGAGAAAAGGGCTTACACACGTATTCGGGATATATATTATTGTGTTGTTTTTTATGGCAGGAGTTACCGTTTCTTCTGCACAGACTCAGCCCATCAAAATAATGCCTCTGGGTGATTCCATTACGCAGGGCATTAATGGCTCCACAGTGGTTGGCGGCTATCGGGACGATCTCTACGATTTATTAAAGAATGAAGGGGTTTCGTTCGATTTTGTGGGGTCACTGTCAGACGGCGATACCACCGTTTTTGATGCGGATCATGAAGGCCACGGCGGATGGCGCGCCTATCAAATTGACGAAAATATTAATACATGGCTCACGCAAAGCAACCCCGATATTATTTTGTTGCATATTGGTACAAACGATGTCAGTTCCGATCAGGACAACCAAACAACCATTTCTCAGATTGGAAGCATCATTGATAAAATCTACAATTACAACTCAAATATTACAATTGTGCTTTCCAGTTTAATTCCGAGAAATGATGCCAAGAATCCCCAAAACAGAGATTTGAACCGGTTGATCAGTCTCTTGTTTTATGACAAGCAGCAGGCCGGTTACAAAATCGTTTATGCCGGAAATTACGAGGTTTTTATTGCAGATCCCAATTATGCAACAGATTATTTGTTTGATGAGGTGCATCCCAACGATGACGGATATCATCTAATGGCTGAAGTCTTTTTTAATTCGATTATGAATATTGTCAACGCCGGGTCCTCTCTGGTAACGGATAATTTTAACCGGTCGCAGTTAGGGGTAACCTGGGAGGTTTCGAGTGATTACCTCATTCAAAATAATGCCCTTTCAAATGGCTCGGCCAATTACACATGGAATCAATCTTTAGCCGTTTATAAAGCGGAAATCAATCCCACAAAAGTAACTGTCAAATGGGCAGCCAATGCCGACCAGGATGGAATTGGTGAGGGCGGTATTGCCATGGGACTGGATGCTCCCTCAACTACGGCCAACGGCTATTTCATCTGGATTAATAAGCAAAACGAAATCGGATTATTTACGATTGAAAACGGGGTACCCGGCTCGAGTGTTGGAACCAGTGTGGCCTCTTCACAACCTTTGCCTCAGGCCGGTGATGAATTTACGGTACAGATGAGCACCAATGCCACCGGTCATCATTTTGACGTGTATGTGAATGGAAATTTCGCAGGCAGCGTAAGCGATCCCAATGAGCTTTTTGGAAATGCAACTGATAAATATGCCGGGGTGATGCTCAAGGGCAGCCTCAACAACGATGTGGATGATTTTAATCTGTTCAAAGAGATGGATACGGTTCCACCCGCGACCATATCCGATCTAACCGTGGTTAATGTTTCGTCTTCGACGGTAGAATTGTCCTGGACGGCCC
This sequence is a window from Calditrichota bacterium. Protein-coding genes within it:
- a CDS encoding glycosyltransferase family 39 protein; amino-acid sequence: MANRSHLVYFLLVIAIFLGIYSYFGAQRSVPSYNVETDFVGSYGLDAQNILHGKMVQEQDHGPVYAIAVAFLTVFVGDVFHAGVVLSILSAILLGIGLYLILKNLYNFRIALFSMLLLDIVLLPYSFVVGLDIFFAMLFTFSIYFFIRRFDFNTRDLVLAGTFASLAFLVRYISVILPIAAFIILFFASDGFSIGEKIKKYIVFLIPIGVLMIPWYFISRTIHPEFSAPGLSAAMAWDFYGPGTPFGGDERRLIDPRFYSVTSVVFYDFKHFVFHYLHNIVDRFQSFSLLGLKFPAYYFLVPGIILAFLKSTKKQVVLFLYPVIGFLILCLVNYINRYYLFLFPFAVFWIVFFFFMDWDVKSPLSDLFSYKNIAIVLYLLTALFLFKTSYSESRVIIQREPRELLQVAHFLQGISRKGDRVIERKPNLAFLAGLKDEFFPRVDSIDKLLDYAKKRKARFILYGPIEAKKRPQLKELYKTNFSYPGIKRIYIVNHPKLILYEILSY